GTCGTGGGCGACGCTCGACGAGCGCAGCGGTGAGGACTTCGCGGAACGCTTCGAGACCAAGGTCTACGAGTTCGACACCTCGACCGACTACCGCTGGTTCCGGCTCGATGTCACCGCCAACCACGGCGCCGACATCGTCCAGCTCGCGGAGGTCGTGCTCTCCGACGGCTCGCCGCTGCCGCCGGCGGGACCGACCATGGAGTCGCGCGCCGACTCCGGGCCTACCAGCGCGTACAACGCGCGGTCGAAGACCGGCTTCACCGGTGTGCGGTCCCTGCGCTACGCCGGCCGGCACACCGCCGCCGGCCGCGCCTGGTCGTACAACAAGATCCTCGACGTCGACGTCCGGGTCACCGAGAGCACGTCGCTCTCGTACCGGATCTTCCCCGAGTTCGTCGAGGGCGACCTGCGCTACCCGAGCACGTACGCCGCACTCGACCTGGCGTTCACCGACGGCACCTACCTGAGCGACTTGCGTGCGCGTGACCAGCACGGCAACCGGGCGAGCCCGGCGGGGCAGGGGCGGTCGAAGTATCTGTCGACCAACCAGTGGAACGACGTCCGCGTCGACGTCGGCGCCGTCGCGAAGGGTCGGAAGGTCGACCGCATCCTGGTGGCGTACGACGCGCCCGACGGGCCCGCCGACTTTCGCGGCTGGATCGACGACGTCGGCCTGGGCACGCCCAAGCGGGCCGCGACGCCCTCGCGCGACCATCCGTCCGACTGGGTGACCACGTTGCGAGGCACCAACTCCAGCGGGAGCTTCTCGCGCGGCAACAACCTCCCGGCGACGGCCGTGCCGAACGGCTTCAACTTCTGGACCCCCGTCACCGACGCGGGGTCGACGTCGTGGCTGTACGACTACGCCAAGGGCAACGACGCGAGCAACAGGCCACGGCTGCAGGCGTTCGGCGTGAGCCACGAGCCGAGCCCGTGGATGGGTGACCGGCAGACGTTCCAGGTCATGCCGTCGAGCGCGACCGGGGTTCCGACCGCCGACCGCGACGCCCGCGCGCTGCCGTTCAGCCACGCCCGCGAGATCGCGAAGCCGCACTACTACGGCGTCACGTTCGACGACGGCACCAGGGTCGAGATGGCGCCCACCGACCACGCGGCGATGATGCGGTTCACGTTCGCCTCCGACACCGGCACGCTCGTCTTCGACAACGTGAACGACGAGGGCGGTCTCACGCTCGACGAGGACAACGGCGTGGTGACCGGCTACAGCGACGTGAAGAGCGACCTGTCCGCGGGTGCGGGACGGATGTTCGTCTACGGCGTCGTCGACGAGGCCGCGTCGGCGAGCGGGCGGCTCGACGACGGCGGCGGGGCGAACGTCGGCGGATACCTGCGCTTCGCGAAGTCGCGGCAGGTGACGCTACGCATCGCGACCTCGCTCATCGGCGTCGACCAGGCGAAGCGCAACCTCGAGCAGGAGATCGTGGCGGACGACTCGTTCGCGCAGGTGCGTTCGCGGGCCCAGCGGCTGTGGGACGACAAGCTCGACGTCATCGAGGTCGAGGGTGCGACGCCGGAGCAGCAGACGACGCTGTACTCCAACCTGTACCGACTCTTCCTGTACCCGAACTCCACGTTCGAGAACACCGGCACGAAGAGCCGACCCGTCTACGAGTACGCGTCGCCGGTGTCGCCGAAGACCGGCGAGGACACTCCGACGAAGACGGGCTCGAAGATCGTCCGCGGCAAGATGTATGTCAACAACGGCTTCTGGGACACCTATCGCACGGCGTGGCCGGCGTACTCGCTGTTCGCGCCGAAGCTCACCGGCGAGCTGGTCAACGGGTTCGTCCAGCAATACACGGACGGCGGCTGGGTGTCGCGGTGGTCGTCGCCGGGCTACGCCAACCTGATGGTCGGCACGAGCTCCGACGTCGCATTCGCCGACGCGTACCTCAAGGGCGTGCCGGGCATCGACGTGCAGGAGGCGTACGACGCGGCGCTGAAGAACGCCGCGGTGCGCCCGCCCGAGGCGAGCGTGGGACGCAAGGGCCTCGACCAGGGGGCGTTCCTCGGGTACACGCCGCTGTCGACCGCCGAGGGCTACTCATGGTCGATGGACGGGTACGTCAACGACTTCGGCATCGCCAACATGTCGAAGGCGCTGTACGACAAGGCGAAGCGGAGCGATCCGCGCCGGCAGGAGTATCTCGACAACCACCGCTACTTCCTCAACCGGGCGCGTGGCTACGTCAACCTGTACGACCCGACGCTCGGCTTCTTCCAGGGCAAGGACGACGCCGGCGTCTGGCACCGGTCGGCGGACGCGTACGACCCGCGCGACTGGGGCGGCGACTACACCGAGACCAACGGCTGGAACATGGCGTTCTCCGCACCGCAGGACGGCGCCGGTCTGATCGGCCTGTACGGCGGCAGGGCGGGTCTGGAGCGCAAGCTCGACAGGTTCTTCGCGACGCCGGAGACGGCCGAGCATCCCGGTGAGTACGGCGGCACGATCCACGAGATGCTCGAGGCGCGCGACGTGCGGCTCGGCCAGTACGGGCACAGCAACCAGCCGTCCCACCACATCCCCTACATGTACGACTACGTCAGGCCGGCGAAGACGCAGGCGCTGGTGCGCGAGGCGATGTCGCGGCTCTACGCGGGCAGCGAGATCGGGCAGGGTTATCCCGGCGACGAGGACAACGGCGAGATGTCGGCGTGGTGGCTGTTCAGCATGCTGGGGTTCTACCCGCTGCAGGTCGGCAGCCCGACGTACGCGGTCGGCTCGCCGCTGTTCACCAAGGCGACGGTGAACCTCGACAACGGCCGCAAGCTGGTGGTCAACGCGCCAGGCAACCGCGCCGGCACGCCGTACGTCGCGGGGCTGCGGGTGAACGGCAAGCGCTGGAACAAGACCTGGCTGCCCCACGACGCCCTCGCGAACGGCGGCCGGCTCGACTTCACCATGTCCCCGCGGCCGACGTCGTGGGGTACCGGCAGGAACGCGGCCCCGCCCTCGATCACCGACCCAGGTGACCGTCCGATGACCTCGCACGACTCGATCGACGACGAGGGCGCGGCGTTCACCGGTCCCGGCGAGCAGGCGGGCGCGCTGCACGACGACGACTCGACGACGGTCGCGACGCTGCCCGGTGACCGACCCACCGTCGCCCTCGGCCTGACCAAGGCGCGCAAGGTCGGCAGCTACACGCTGACGTCCGGTGCGTCGCCGGACGCGGCGCCGTCGGGCTGGGCGCTGCAGGGCTCCGACGACGGCGAACGCTGGACGACCCTCGACCGGCGGTCGGGCGAGACGTTCGCCTGGGGTGCGTACACGCGGTCGTTCACGGTGGCGAGACCGGGCTCGTACACCCACTACCGGCTGGCGTTCACCGGCGGCGGTGACGGCGTGACGCTCGCGGAGGTCGAGCTCACCGGCACCCCGCGCTACGCCTCGCCCGGCGAGCACCCGAGCGAGAACACCATGCGCACGCGTAAGAAGCCGACCGAGCGCAACTACGGCTGATGAGCGCCGCCTCGATTGATCACGTTCAGTTGGTGAGTACGCACCGAACACGGTCCATGCGCCATGTTCGGTGCAGCTTCACCAACTGAACGTGATCAATCGACAAGGGAGCAGGGGGTGCGGGTCAGAGGAGGGCGGGGACCTCGTCGATCGAGTCGACGAGGTGGATGCGGTCGGCCATGCCGCGGCCGGCGGCGAGTGACCGCAGCAGCGGCCAGGCGGGGAGGCGGTGCGTCCAGTG
This genomic stretch from Streptosporangiales bacterium harbors:
- a CDS encoding glycoside hydrolase family 92 protein, giving the protein MRRLRLPVLGLLTVGAVLAATFGAAPVALAEEPSPSPGGATSPPSGRRTSTATPGPDEQVPAETPAVRGFSTSFEEGQPQPSWTDTVDGAKSSGVRGPDPTGIGGSVMDSVTAVEASDENAEGGEVAANVTDGDRYTKWLTFESTGWLSFTLDAPERVVKYALTSANDAPERDPRDWRLQGSTDGESWATLDERSGEDFAERFETKVYEFDTSTDYRWFRLDVTANHGADIVQLAEVVLSDGSPLPPAGPTMESRADSGPTSAYNARSKTGFTGVRSLRYAGRHTAAGRAWSYNKILDVDVRVTESTSLSYRIFPEFVEGDLRYPSTYAALDLAFTDGTYLSDLRARDQHGNRASPAGQGRSKYLSTNQWNDVRVDVGAVAKGRKVDRILVAYDAPDGPADFRGWIDDVGLGTPKRAATPSRDHPSDWVTTLRGTNSSGSFSRGNNLPATAVPNGFNFWTPVTDAGSTSWLYDYAKGNDASNRPRLQAFGVSHEPSPWMGDRQTFQVMPSSATGVPTADRDARALPFSHAREIAKPHYYGVTFDDGTRVEMAPTDHAAMMRFTFASDTGTLVFDNVNDEGGLTLDEDNGVVTGYSDVKSDLSAGAGRMFVYGVVDEAASASGRLDDGGGANVGGYLRFAKSRQVTLRIATSLIGVDQAKRNLEQEIVADDSFAQVRSRAQRLWDDKLDVIEVEGATPEQQTTLYSNLYRLFLYPNSTFENTGTKSRPVYEYASPVSPKTGEDTPTKTGSKIVRGKMYVNNGFWDTYRTAWPAYSLFAPKLTGELVNGFVQQYTDGGWVSRWSSPGYANLMVGTSSDVAFADAYLKGVPGIDVQEAYDAALKNAAVRPPEASVGRKGLDQGAFLGYTPLSTAEGYSWSMDGYVNDFGIANMSKALYDKAKRSDPRRQEYLDNHRYFLNRARGYVNLYDPTLGFFQGKDDAGVWHRSADAYDPRDWGGDYTETNGWNMAFSAPQDGAGLIGLYGGRAGLERKLDRFFATPETAEHPGEYGGTIHEMLEARDVRLGQYGHSNQPSHHIPYMYDYVRPAKTQALVREAMSRLYAGSEIGQGYPGDEDNGEMSAWWLFSMLGFYPLQVGSPTYAVGSPLFTKATVNLDNGRKLVVNAPGNRAGTPYVAGLRVNGKRWNKTWLPHDALANGGRLDFTMSPRPTSWGTGRNAAPPSITDPGDRPMTSHDSIDDEGAAFTGPGEQAGALHDDDSTTVATLPGDRPTVALGLTKARKVGSYTLTSGASPDAAPSGWALQGSDDGERWTTLDRRSGETFAWGAYTRSFTVARPGSYTHYRLAFTGGGDGVTLAEVELTGTPRYASPGEHPSENTMRTRKKPTERNYG